In one window of Mercurialis annua linkage group LG4, ddMerAnnu1.2, whole genome shotgun sequence DNA:
- the LOC126677923 gene encoding growth-regulating factor 10-like codes for MEFQPSKIARLADSSTGSPPIGLGLALGRGGVCGGSGGGLSDDDRHRALAPTSGYTKPSASSCCYGFTVVQLGELQLQSLIYKYIEAGCPVPYNLILPIWKSVSCSLDSTLFQLFPSFMGVSQMQMEYRNGVEAEPGRCRRTDGKKWRCSKEALPDQKYCERHMHRGRPRSRKLVEAASHDQTTSSSSSTNLTISLPVTSNTDLFSLSGFYCNSAHHGPIPRN; via the exons ATGGAGTTTCAACCTTCAAAGATTGCTCGTCTTGCAGATTCTAGTACTGGGTCACCTCCAATTGGGCTAGGACTTGCACTTGGACGTGGCGGGGTCTGCGGCGGCAGCGGTGGCGGGTTAAGTGATGATGATCGTCATAGAGCATTGGCTCCGACGAGTGGCTACACAAAACCATCAGCTTCTTCTTGTTGTTATGGGTTCACAGTTGTTCAACTTGGAGAGCTTCAGCTTCAGTCTCTGATCTACAAATATATAGAAGCAGGGTGTCCAGTTCCGTACAATCTTATTCTTCCTATTTGGAAAAGTGTTTCTTGCTCCCTCGATTCAACCTTGTTCCAACTTTTCCCCAGCT TTATGGGAGTTAGCCAAATGCAAATGGAGTATAGGAACGGGGTTGAGGCAGAGCCGGGGAGATGTAGAAGAACAGACGGGAAGAAATGGAGGTGCAGCAAAGAAGCGTTGCCTGACCAAAAGTACTGCGAACGACACATGCATAGAGGCCGTCCGCGTTCAAGAAAGCTTGTGGAAGCTGCTTCTCATGATCAAACGAcaagtagtagtagtagtaccAACCTAACCATTTCACTCCCTGTAACTAGTAACACTGATCTTTTTTCACTGAGTGGGTTCTATTGTAACAGTGCCCATCATGGGCCTATTCCAAGGAATTGA
- the LOC126676674 gene encoding geraniol 8-hydroxylase-like, giving the protein MEFSTACLMCFFLFLITLLVTGMKPAGSKKLPRGPTPLPIIGNLLHLGDKPHKSLAKLAKIHGPIMSLKLGRITTIVISSETFAKEILQTQDVHLADRAVGDALYACDHYEVSLPFLPVGPLWRKLRKICNSHIFSSQRLDANQNLRSKKIQQLISDVQECCSSGKAMNIGQEAFKTMLNALSSTIFSLDLTDSKTEEVREFKKVVRCIMDEVGKPNLSDYFPLLKMIDPQGVRRRMTIYFGKILGLIDSLMDERLKLRRNEGYIPANDMLDTLLDLNEDDGLDRNCIKHLFLILFIAGTDTTSSTLEWAMTELLRNPITLSKAQAEIEHTIGRGKLLHESQIDHLPYLKAVVKETFRLHPAVPLLLPRKARSDLEIMNGFTIPKDAQTLVNVWAIGRDPNLWEDSESFRPERFLGSDIDIRGRNFELIPFGAGRRICPGLPLAMRSLYLMLGSLINCFDWKLEDGVKPENMDMEDKFGITLEKAEPLRAIPSLRL; this is encoded by the exons ATGGAGTTCTCAACAGCCTGTTTAATGTGCTTCTTCCTATTCCTGATAACTTTGTTAGTTACAGGGATGAAACCCGCCGGCTCGAAGAAGCTTCCAAGAGGTCCAACACCATTACCTATCATCGGAAACTTGCTTCACCTCGGTGACAAACCTCATAAGTCGCTGGCCAAGCTTGCCAAGATTCATGGCCCTATTATGAGTCTTAAGCTTGGTCGGATAACAACCATAGTCATTTCTTCCGAAACTTTCGCTAAGGAAATTCTACAAACTCAAGATGTTCACTTAGCTGATCGGGCTGTTGGTGATGCTCTCTATGCTTGTGATCACTATGAAGTCAGCTTGCCTTTTTTACCAGTTGGGCCGTTGTGGAGAAAACTGAGAAAAATATGCAATTCTCATATATTTTCCAGTCAGAGGCTTGACGCCAATCAAAATCTCCGGAGCAAGAAAATTCAACAACTAATTTCTGATGTTCAAGAATGTTGCTCTAGTGGTAAGGCGATGAATATTGGTCAAGAAGCTTTCAAAACTATGCTAAATGCCTTGTCAAGTACTATTTTTTCACTGGATTTGACCGATTCGAAGACGGAAGAAGTACGCGAGTTTAAGAAGGTAGTGAGATGCATTATGGACGAGGTTGGAAAACCAAATTTATCAGATTATTTTCCATTACTCAAAATGATTGATCCGCAAGGTGTAAGGCGTAGGATGACGATCTATTTCGGGAAAATACTGGGTCTAATTGACAGTCTAATGGATGAAAGATTGAAGTTAAGGAGAAATGAAGGGTATATCCCAGCAAATGACATGCTAGATACACTTCTTGACCTGAATGAAGATGATGGTTTGGATAGAAATTGCATCAAACATCTGTTCTTG ATTCTATTTATTGCTGGGACCGATACAACTTCAAGCACATTGGAATGGGCGATGACAGAACTACTCCGTAACCCCATAACCTTGTCGAAAGCTCAAGCTGAAATAGAGCATACTATTGGCAGAGGCAAACTGCTACATGAATCACAAATTGATCATTTACCTTATCTAAAAGCAGTTGTTAAAGAAACTTTCAGATTGCACCCAGCAGTTCCCTTATTACTCCCCCGAAAAGCGAGATCCGACTTAGAAATTATGAATGGCTTTACAATTCCAAAAGATGCTCAAACCCTGGTGAATGTCTGGGCTATTGGGAGAGATCCAAATCTATGGGAAGATTCAGAGTCATTTCGTCCAGAGAGATTTTTGGGGTCGGATATTGACATTCGAGGTCGAAATTTTGAGCTCATACCATTTGGCGCTGGACGGAGAATTTGTCCTGGATTACCGTTGGCTATGAGATCGTTGTACTTGATGTTGGGATCACTCATTAATTGCTTTGATTGGAAACTTGAAGATGGCGTTAAACCAGAGAATATGGATATGGAAGATAAGTTTGGCATCACATTAGAGAAGGCTGAACCTTTACGAGCTATCCCTAGTCTAAGATTGTGA
- the LOC126676672 gene encoding geraniol 8-hydroxylase-like: MEFLTASLLCFFLFLLTLFVTGTRPDRSRKLPSGPTPLPVIGNLLDLGDKPHKSLAKLAYIHGPIMSLKLGQITTIVISSETFSKEILQTHDVHLADRTIVDAVHACDHHEAGLPWLPIGPLWRKQRKICNSFIFSSQKLDANQNLRSKKIQELIADVQQCCSSGKAINIGEEAFKTTLNALSNTILSLDLTDSSSEKVREFKEVVRCIMDEAGKPNLSDYFPLLKKIDPQGVRRRMTIYFGKILGLIDGLIDERLKLRKNEGYVPANDTLDTLLDLNEDDGIDGNCIKHLFLVLFVAGTDTTSSTLEWAMAELLRNPMTLSKAQAELEQTIGRGKLLQESHINDLPYLKAIVKETLRLHPAVPLLLPRKARSDVETTNGFTIPKDAQILVNVWAIGRDPNLWEDSETFRPERFLKSDIDVQGRNFELVPFGAGRRICPGLPLAMRMLYLMLGSLINCFDWKLEDGVELESMDMEDKFGLSLQKAKPLRAIPSLRM, translated from the exons ATGGAGTTCTTGACAGCCTCTTTACTGTGTTTCTTCCTCTTCTTGCTGACTTTGTTTGTTACAGGGACGAGACCCGACCGTTCAAGAAAGCTGCCAAGCGGTCCAACACCGTTACCTGTAATCGGAAACTTGCTTGACCTCGGTGACAAACCTCATAAGTCACTGGCCAAGCTTGCCTACATTCATGGCCCTATTATGAGTCTTAAGCTTGGTCAGATAACAACCATAGTCATCTCTTCCGAAACTTTCTCCAAGGAAATTCTACAAACTCATGATGTGCATCTAGCTGATCGGACTATTGTTGACGCTGTCCATGCTTGTGATCACCATGAAGCCGGCTTACCTTGGTTACCAATTGGGCCGTTGTGGAGAAAACAGAGAAAAATATGCAACTCTTTCATTTTTTCGAGTCAGAAACTTGACGCCAATCAAAATCTCCGGAGCAAGAAAATCCAAGAACTCATTGCTGATGTTCAACAATGTTGCTCTAGTGGTAAGGCAATTAATATTGGTGAAGAAGCTTTCAAAACTACGCTTAATGCATTGTCTAATACAATTCTTTCACTCGATTTGACCGATTCGAGCTCGGAAAAAGTGCGCGAGTTTAAGGAGGTAGTGAGATGCATTATGGATGAGGCAGGAAAACCAAATTTATCAGATTATTTTCCGTTACTCAAAAAGATTGATCCGCAAGGTGTAAGGCGTAGGATGACGATCTATTTCGGGAAAATACTGGGTCTAATTGACGGTCTGATTGATGAAAGATTGAAGTTAAGGAAAAATGAAGGGTATGTCCCAGCAAATGACACGCTAGATACACTTCTTGACCTGAATGAAGATGACGGTATAGATGGAAATTGCATCAAACATCTGTTTTTG GTTCTATTTGTTGCCGGAACGGATACAACTTCAAGCACATTAGAATGGGCGATGGCAGAGTTGTTGCGCAACCCAATGACCTTGTCGAAAGCTCAAGCTGAACTAGAGCAGACTATTGGCAGAGGCAAACTGTTACAGGAATCACACATTAATGATTTACCTTATCTTAAAGCAATTGTCAAAGAAACTTTAAGATTGCATCCGGCGGTTCCTTTACTACTCCCTCGAAAAGCAAGATCAGACGTAGAAACAACGAATGGCTTCACAATTCCGAAAGATGCTCAAATTCTGGTGAATGTTTGGGCTATAGGGAGAGATCCCAATCTATGGGAAGATTCAGAAACCTTCCGGCCAGAGAGATTTTTGAAGTCGGATATTGATGTTCAAGGTAGAAATTTTGAACTCGTGCCATTTGGCGCTGGACGAAGAATTTGTCCTGGATTACCATTGGCTATGAGAATGTTGTACTTGATGTTGGGATCACTCATTAATTGCTTTGATTGGAAACTTGAAGATGGTGTTGAACTAGAGAGCATGGATATGGAAGATAAGTTTGGACTCTCTTTACAAAAGGCTAAACCTTTGCGAGCTATACCTAGCTTAAGAATGTGA
- the LOC126676675 gene encoding uncharacterized protein LOC126676675 isoform X2 translates to MSDISKAKWNNEMGMAELIEKKGKLWTTTGVVRNGKSYCTIEETLFLTELGALIVMDDDGTHISLENLYGKIGDEKSWCCLQLFEVYWHMKSLGYIVARHGLPWSVKSVKSICQSDSINGAQENNELVVDVHVKQMDSIAESLKNLQVDEMRLDFDVYLPNSKFRKSSPGDPAFLLSLIRGNPPSKSQIEALERQCGEISLKFCHIDNGRVSIFTFQKVELPLLP, encoded by the exons AT GAGTGACATCTCAAAGGCCAAATGGAATAATGAAATGGGAATGGCTGAGTTGATTGAAAAAAAGGGTAAATTGTGGACAACTACCGGAGTTGTTCGGAACGGAAAGAGCTACTGCACAATTGAGGAAACATT GTTCTTGACTGAATTGGGGGCATTAATTGTTATGGATGATGATGGTACACATATTTCCTTAGAAAATTTGTATGGGAAGATTGGAGATGAAAAGAGTTGGTGTTGCTTGCAGCTTTTTGAGGTTTATTGGCATATGAAGTCTTTAGGCTATATTGTTGCACGCCATGGTCTTCCTTGGTCTGTAAAGAGTGTTAAGAGTATCTGTCAATCTGATTCAATTAATGGTGCACAAGAAAACAATGAATTGGTAGTCGATGTGCATGTGAAACAGATGGATTCGATTGCGGAAAGTCTGAAGAATTTGCAGGTCGATGAGATGAGATTGGATTTTGATGTTTATCTTCCAAATAGCAAGTTTAGAAAGTCCTCTCCTGGTGATCCAGCTTTTTTGCTAAGCTTAATTAG GGGAAATCCACCATCCAAATCTCAAATTGAAGCCCTTGAGAGACAATGTGGTGAAATTTCTTTGAAGTTTTGTCATATCGATAACGGCCGTGTCAGCATTTTTACCTTTCAGAAGGTTGAGCTTCCTCTGCTACCATGA
- the LOC126676675 gene encoding uncharacterized protein LOC126676675 isoform X1, which yields MEVEDWESCSSSELIDSTDDTAIKDEDLCYTLHSLTKLQFRSDISKAKWNNEMGMAELIEKKGKLWTTTGVVRNGKSYCTIEETLFLTELGALIVMDDDGTHISLENLYGKIGDEKSWCCLQLFEVYWHMKSLGYIVARHGLPWSVKSVKSICQSDSINGAQENNELVVDVHVKQMDSIAESLKNLQVDEMRLDFDVYLPNSKFRKSSPGDPAFLLSLIRGNPPSKSQIEALERQCGEISLKFCHIDNGRVSIFTFQKVELPLLP from the exons ATGGAGGTGGAGGATTGGGAAAGCTGTTCTTCATCTGAATTGATTGATAGTACTGATGATACTGCTATCAAAGATGAAGATTTGTGCTATACGCTCCACTCTTTAACCAAATTGCAGTTTAG GAGTGACATCTCAAAGGCCAAATGGAATAATGAAATGGGAATGGCTGAGTTGATTGAAAAAAAGGGTAAATTGTGGACAACTACCGGAGTTGTTCGGAACGGAAAGAGCTACTGCACAATTGAGGAAACATT GTTCTTGACTGAATTGGGGGCATTAATTGTTATGGATGATGATGGTACACATATTTCCTTAGAAAATTTGTATGGGAAGATTGGAGATGAAAAGAGTTGGTGTTGCTTGCAGCTTTTTGAGGTTTATTGGCATATGAAGTCTTTAGGCTATATTGTTGCACGCCATGGTCTTCCTTGGTCTGTAAAGAGTGTTAAGAGTATCTGTCAATCTGATTCAATTAATGGTGCACAAGAAAACAATGAATTGGTAGTCGATGTGCATGTGAAACAGATGGATTCGATTGCGGAAAGTCTGAAGAATTTGCAGGTCGATGAGATGAGATTGGATTTTGATGTTTATCTTCCAAATAGCAAGTTTAGAAAGTCCTCTCCTGGTGATCCAGCTTTTTTGCTAAGCTTAATTAG GGGAAATCCACCATCCAAATCTCAAATTGAAGCCCTTGAGAGACAATGTGGTGAAATTTCTTTGAAGTTTTGTCATATCGATAACGGCCGTGTCAGCATTTTTACCTTTCAGAAGGTTGAGCTTCCTCTGCTACCATGA